A genomic region of Deinococcus metalli contains the following coding sequences:
- a CDS encoding GAF domain-containing protein, with the protein MTDRAQEEGQQMFLLRLSDALRERSDPRAAMQAACRLLGEALGADRVNYAEVEGDDYDVAQEYRRSDLTSMAGHYPIASFRPAERAAFEAGHTVAVVDIEAEPDLPAEQAAAYSALGVRSFVSVPLVTAQGLVAVLSVIRSCPGGWSPAEIALIEETAERTWAAVEWARAEVRRRHAEELNAFLVRFTEEVHALTDPWAVAERACQLIADQLGVERCYWAEVDWGTREYVIGASVHLPGVPVIEGRFPVGAWEPFTSLHLAGRPVVVDDAQADERIPAEVKASYAQIAVGADLAVPVVTGGTLRCTLAANQRLARHWTEAEVALVQGLAGRCWSEVERARAEAAVRASRAQFQAVANLVPDLLWESRPDGFTTWYNRRWLDYTGQTFEEATGWGWTDALHPEDLDDSARHYREAMQAGQFLRQEHRIRRHDGEYRWFVVQTFPLRDDRGEVVRVYGAATDIHHLRERSSVLEARVEERTRRLSDLNAELGNLIIRTAHNLEEPARTLGHLLDPGRPVDPHALDGLSPYDPTTLAAEVSRLRGIAQDLRQLSRLETHALSRDLLPLGEVVATIQAKVAATPRGQQMHWFIDPLPIVRGDRTLLTQALDVLMTFTLSETRGARHVVVSSREVEGEVQVTVEDDGIGLSGEEAATLFDLAVRTDQAVPVMEGSGLIQVRRILARHGGWAWAEAQRSSGKVVLAFPRDTAVTELEGLFRQDKPGQ; encoded by the coding sequence ATGACTGACCGCGCGCAGGAGGAGGGGCAGCAGATGTTCCTGCTGAGGCTCAGTGACGCGCTGCGGGAGCGTTCGGACCCTCGCGCGGCCATGCAGGCAGCCTGTCGCCTCCTGGGTGAGGCGCTTGGGGCAGACCGGGTCAACTACGCCGAGGTCGAGGGTGACGACTACGACGTGGCCCAGGAGTACCGGCGCAGTGACCTCACGAGCATGGCTGGGCACTACCCCATTGCGAGCTTCCGCCCGGCCGAGCGCGCGGCATTCGAAGCTGGTCACACGGTTGCTGTCGTGGACATTGAGGCCGAGCCCGACCTGCCTGCCGAGCAGGCGGCAGCGTACAGTGCGCTCGGCGTGCGGTCCTTCGTTTCGGTGCCGCTGGTCACGGCGCAGGGTCTGGTCGCGGTGTTGAGCGTGATCCGGTCTTGTCCTGGCGGGTGGAGCCCGGCCGAGATCGCGCTCATCGAGGAGACCGCTGAGCGCACCTGGGCCGCGGTGGAGTGGGCGCGCGCAGAGGTCCGGCGGCGCCATGCCGAAGAGCTCAATGCGTTTCTGGTGCGCTTCACGGAGGAGGTTCATGCACTGACCGATCCGTGGGCGGTCGCCGAGCGTGCCTGCCAGCTGATTGCCGATCAGCTCGGTGTGGAACGGTGCTACTGGGCTGAGGTCGATTGGGGGACGCGAGAGTATGTCATCGGCGCTTCGGTGCACCTCCCAGGCGTACCGGTCATCGAGGGCCGCTTTCCGGTGGGTGCGTGGGAACCGTTCACGTCCCTCCATTTGGCCGGTCGCCCGGTCGTGGTGGACGACGCGCAGGCGGATGAACGCATTCCCGCCGAAGTGAAAGCGAGCTACGCGCAGATCGCGGTTGGCGCGGATCTGGCGGTTCCTGTGGTCACGGGAGGGACGTTGCGCTGCACCTTGGCGGCCAACCAGCGCCTTGCGCGCCACTGGACGGAGGCAGAGGTGGCGCTCGTGCAGGGCCTTGCCGGTCGATGCTGGTCCGAGGTTGAACGGGCCCGCGCCGAGGCGGCGGTACGCGCCTCCCGAGCGCAGTTCCAGGCGGTCGCCAACCTGGTGCCGGACCTGCTGTGGGAGAGCCGGCCCGACGGCTTCACCACTTGGTACAACAGGCGCTGGTTGGATTACACCGGGCAGACCTTCGAGGAGGCGACCGGCTGGGGGTGGACAGACGCTCTCCATCCAGAAGACCTGGACGATTCGGCCAGGCACTACCGGGAGGCCATGCAGGCGGGGCAGTTCCTGCGGCAGGAACACCGGATCCGCCGCCATGATGGGGAGTACCGCTGGTTCGTGGTTCAGACCTTCCCCCTCCGCGATGACCGTGGGGAGGTCGTCCGCGTGTACGGGGCAGCCACCGACATCCATCACCTGCGGGAACGTTCCTCCGTTCTGGAAGCGCGGGTGGAAGAGCGCACCCGCCGCCTGTCCGACCTGAACGCCGAACTGGGCAACCTGATCATCCGCACCGCCCACAACCTGGAGGAACCTGCGCGCACACTCGGGCACCTGCTGGACCCCGGACGCCCGGTCGACCCGCACGCGCTGGACGGTCTGTCCCCATACGATCCGACGACCCTCGCCGCCGAGGTCTCGCGTCTCCGGGGGATCGCACAGGACCTGCGGCAACTGTCCAGGCTGGAAACACACGCCCTGAGTAGAGATCTGCTGCCGCTGGGAGAAGTCGTCGCAACAATTCAGGCCAAGGTGGCGGCCACCCCACGCGGACAGCAGATGCACTGGTTTATCGACCCCCTGCCGATCGTGCGGGGGGACCGGACGCTGCTGACGCAGGCCCTGGACGTCCTGATGACCTTCACGCTGAGCGAGACGCGGGGCGCCCGGCACGTGGTGGTCAGCAGCCGGGAGGTCGAAGGGGAAGTTCAGGTCACGGTAGAAGACGACGGCATTGGCTTGAGCGGCGAGGAGGCGGCGACGCTCTTTGACCTCGCCGTGCGGACCGATCAGGCCGTGCCGGTGATGGAGGGCAGCGGGCTGATCCAGGTGCGGCGTATCCTGGCGCGGCACGGCGGGTGGGCATGGGCGGAGGCGCAGCGCAGCAGTGGGAAGGTCGTCCTGGCCTTCCCGCGCGATACCGCCGTGACGGAACTCGAAGGGCTGTTCCGACAGGACAAACCCGGCCAGTGA